From Bombus vancouverensis nearcticus chromosome 15, iyBomVanc1_principal, whole genome shotgun sequence, the proteins below share one genomic window:
- the LOC117166192 gene encoding uncharacterized protein LOC117166192 isoform X3: MIPVVRLLLVLSATVSRANCKPRPDTSRDCAHSESTLERSATTGMESEMVTGTISADGNVAITILEELENRLSRLERRLRAVEQPVWQMSSGEEDWEICAEGPCRCQPETKSVSCWRQNLLDLPAAQLVPRDVLKLDLAGNRLTALHRDTFLDMTRLNHLDISDNSIEHLPLNLFFSLHAVTRIRLSKNLLGELHRSQFLSTRNLRILDASSNRLQTLPESLFLSTTSLVLLDLSCNQLSSFASETFRGLSTLEELLLGKNRLSTLPVDLFKDLTNLKYLGLEENRLKQLPDELFRAQASLQELNVRGNQLTEISASLLAPLERLRSLEMSNNKIARVNIGYRFVGLSWLGSVERTSTGTQPYTKLNTGTILKFYWFGETGVVCKWYRKPVTWRVSRLVKLDFSVSALEPPEQSASRFVRGYAESAQTLESNYLSSLPPRIFDTVQFIEQLRLARNPWHCDCAVSYLAMWLQRMYLARVNETKPGEDLGVWEFGAGAVCRGPGTLGGKLLLHLTFHELCEGQWASMRGLVPRLPVDRTGSGGGRVVASTDDPFSRNEPISVFNLSRSLSMER, encoded by the exons ATGATTCCAGTCGTTCGATTGTTGCTCGTGCTCTCGGCAACTGTTTCTCGGGCAAATTGTAAGCCGCGACCAGACACTTCTCGCGATTGCGCGCATTCAGAGTCCACTCTCGAACGATCCGCAACTACGGGAATGGAGTCGGAAATGGTAACGGGAACGATTTCGGCGGATGGTAACGTCGCGATCACGATTCTCGAGGAGCTCGAGAATCGTTTATCTCGTCTGGAAAGAAGACTCAGGGCGGTTGAGCAACCCG TTTGGCAGATGAGCTCCGGCGAGGAAGATTGGGAAATTTGCGCGGAAGGGCCGTGTAGGTGTCAGCCGGAAACCAAATCGGTGTCTTGTTGGAGGCAGAATCTGTTGGATCTTCCCGCGGCGCAACTAGTTCCTCGGGATGTATTGAAATT GGACCTGGCTGGCAATCGACTGACGGCGCTTCACAGGGATACCTTCTTGGACATGACGCGGTTGAATCATCT agaTATCAGCGACAACTCGATCGAGCATCTTCCTCTAAACTTGTTCTTCTCGCTGCACGCTGTCACGCGCATCAGGCTGAGCAAAAATTTGCTCGGCGAGTTGCACCGATCTCAGTTTCTGAGCACGCGAAATCTCCGTATTCT GGACGCGTCGTCCAACAGGCTGCAAACTCTACCGGAAAGTCTCTTCCTAAGTACCACGTCGCTAGTACTGCTCGATCTGTCCTGCAATCAACTATCGAGCTTCGCGTCGGAAACGTTTCGCGGCTtatcgacgctggaggagctctTATTAGGAAAAAATCGTCTGTCAACCCTTCCCGTAGACCTGTTCAAGGATCTGACGAATCTGAAGTACCTCGGTTTGGAAGAGAACCGGCTAAAACAATTACCCGACGAGTTGTTTCGAGCGCAAGCGTCACTTCAGGAATTGAACGTAAGGGGCAATCAACTGACAGAGATATCCGCCAGTTTGTTGGCTCCGCTCGAACGTCTGCGCTCCCTCGAGATGTCTAACAACAAGATAGCCAGAGTAAATATCGGAT ATCGATTCGTTGGCCTTTCATGGCTTGGTAGCGTTGAAAGAACTTCAACTGGGACACAACCGTATACGAAACTTAACACCGGGACTATTCTCAAATTCTACTGGTTTGGAGAGACTGGTGTTGTATGCAAATGGTATAGAAAGCCTGTCACGTGGCGCGTTTCACGGCTTGTCAAACTTGACTTCTCTGTTTCTGCACTCGAACCACCTGAGCAATCTGCATCCCGATTTGTTCGAGGATACGCCGAGTCTGCGCAAACT CTGGAGTCAAATTATCTATCTTCTTTGCCACCTCGGATCTTCGACACGGTGCAGTTCATCGAGCAGCTTCGCCTTGCTAGAAACCCATGGCACTGTGACTGCGCGGTTTCCTATTTGGCCATGTGGTTGCAAAGAATGTACCTAGCGCGAGTAAATGAGACAAAACCAGGCGAAGATTTGGGCGTTTGGGAATTTGGCGCTGGAGCGGTTTGCAGAGGTCCTGGCACACTCGGTGGCAAATTATTGCTACATCTGACGTTTCACGAGCTGTGCGAGGGTCAATGGGCCTCGATGAGGGGCTTGGTTCCTCGACTTCCAGTCGATCGCACCGGTAGTGGTGGCGGTCGAGTCGTAGCTTCCACGGACGATCCGTTCTCGCGAAACGAACCTATTTCCGTGTTTAATCTATCTCGTTCTCTCTCTATGGAACGATAA
- the LOC117166192 gene encoding uncharacterized protein LOC117166192 isoform X4 codes for MIPVVRLLLVLSATVSRANCKPRPDTSRDCAHSESTLERSATTGMESEMVTGTISADGNVAITILEELENRLSRLERRLRAVEQPVWQMSSGEEDWEICAEGPCRCQPETKSVSCWRQNLLDLPAAQLVPRDVLKLDLAGNRLTALHRDTFLDMTRLNHLDISDNSIEHLPLNLFFSLHAVTRIRLSKNLLGELHRSQFLSTRNLRILDASSNRLQTLPESLFLSTTSLVLLDLSCNQLSSFASETFRGLSTLEELLLGKNRLSTLPVDLFKDLTNLKYLGLEENRLKQLPDELFRAQASLQELNVRGNQLTEISASLLAPLERLRSLEMSNNKIARIDSLAFHGLVALKELQLGHNRIRNLTPGLFSNSTGLERLVLYANGIESLSRGAFHGLSNLTSLFLHSNHLSNLHPDLFEDTPSLRKLQLESNYLSSLPPRIFDTVQFIEQLRLARNPWHCDCAVSYLAMWLQRMYLARVNETKPGEDLGVWEFGAGAVCRGPGTLGGKLLLHLTFHELCEGQWASMRGLVPRLPVDRTGSGGGRVVASTDDPFSRNEPISVFNLSRSLSMER; via the exons ATGATTCCAGTCGTTCGATTGTTGCTCGTGCTCTCGGCAACTGTTTCTCGGGCAAATTGTAAGCCGCGACCAGACACTTCTCGCGATTGCGCGCATTCAGAGTCCACTCTCGAACGATCCGCAACTACGGGAATGGAGTCGGAAATGGTAACGGGAACGATTTCGGCGGATGGTAACGTCGCGATCACGATTCTCGAGGAGCTCGAGAATCGTTTATCTCGTCTGGAAAGAAGACTCAGGGCGGTTGAGCAACCCG TTTGGCAGATGAGCTCCGGCGAGGAAGATTGGGAAATTTGCGCGGAAGGGCCGTGTAGGTGTCAGCCGGAAACCAAATCGGTGTCTTGTTGGAGGCAGAATCTGTTGGATCTTCCCGCGGCGCAACTAGTTCCTCGGGATGTATTGAAATT GGACCTGGCTGGCAATCGACTGACGGCGCTTCACAGGGATACCTTCTTGGACATGACGCGGTTGAATCATCT agaTATCAGCGACAACTCGATCGAGCATCTTCCTCTAAACTTGTTCTTCTCGCTGCACGCTGTCACGCGCATCAGGCTGAGCAAAAATTTGCTCGGCGAGTTGCACCGATCTCAGTTTCTGAGCACGCGAAATCTCCGTATTCT GGACGCGTCGTCCAACAGGCTGCAAACTCTACCGGAAAGTCTCTTCCTAAGTACCACGTCGCTAGTACTGCTCGATCTGTCCTGCAATCAACTATCGAGCTTCGCGTCGGAAACGTTTCGCGGCTtatcgacgctggaggagctctTATTAGGAAAAAATCGTCTGTCAACCCTTCCCGTAGACCTGTTCAAGGATCTGACGAATCTGAAGTACCTCGGTTTGGAAGAGAACCGGCTAAAACAATTACCCGACGAGTTGTTTCGAGCGCAAGCGTCACTTCAGGAATTGAACGTAAGGGGCAATCAACTGACAGAGATATCCGCCAGTTTGTTGGCTCCGCTCGAACGTCTGCGCTCCCTCGAGATGTCTAACAACAAGATAGCCAGA ATCGATTCGTTGGCCTTTCATGGCTTGGTAGCGTTGAAAGAACTTCAACTGGGACACAACCGTATACGAAACTTAACACCGGGACTATTCTCAAATTCTACTGGTTTGGAGAGACTGGTGTTGTATGCAAATGGTATAGAAAGCCTGTCACGTGGCGCGTTTCACGGCTTGTCAAACTTGACTTCTCTGTTTCTGCACTCGAACCACCTGAGCAATCTGCATCCCGATTTGTTCGAGGATACGCCGAGTCTGCGCAAACT GCAGCTGGAGTCAAATTATCTATCTTCTTTGCCACCTCGGATCTTCGACACGGTGCAGTTCATCGAGCAGCTTCGCCTTGCTAGAAACCCATGGCACTGTGACTGCGCGGTTTCCTATTTGGCCATGTGGTTGCAAAGAATGTACCTAGCGCGAGTAAATGAGACAAAACCAGGCGAAGATTTGGGCGTTTGGGAATTTGGCGCTGGAGCGGTTTGCAGAGGTCCTGGCACACTCGGTGGCAAATTATTGCTACATCTGACGTTTCACGAGCTGTGCGAGGGTCAATGGGCCTCGATGAGGGGCTTGGTTCCTCGACTTCCAGTCGATCGCACCGGTAGTGGTGGCGGTCGAGTCGTAGCTTCCACGGACGATCCGTTCTCGCGAAACGAACCTATTTCCGTGTTTAATCTATCTCGTTCTCTCTCTATGGAACGATAA
- the LOC117166192 gene encoding uncharacterized protein LOC117166192 isoform X1 yields the protein MIPVVRLLLVLSATVSRANCKPRPDTSRDCAHSESTLERSATTGMESEMVTGTISADGNVAITILEELENRLSRLERRLRAVEQPGKRSFLSRSSFLLFPLFFCCFFLLLFYQSYRPRNRFETRRKYEWFAVWQMSSGEEDWEICAEGPCRCQPETKSVSCWRQNLLDLPAAQLVPRDVLKLDLAGNRLTALHRDTFLDMTRLNHLDISDNSIEHLPLNLFFSLHAVTRIRLSKNLLGELHRSQFLSTRNLRILDASSNRLQTLPESLFLSTTSLVLLDLSCNQLSSFASETFRGLSTLEELLLGKNRLSTLPVDLFKDLTNLKYLGLEENRLKQLPDELFRAQASLQELNVRGNQLTEISASLLAPLERLRSLEMSNNKIARVNIGYRFVGLSWLGSVERTSTGTQPYTKLNTGTILKFYWFGETGVVCKWYRKPVTWRVSRLVKLDFSVSALEPPEQSASRFVRGYAESAQTLESNYLSSLPPRIFDTVQFIEQLRLARNPWHCDCAVSYLAMWLQRMYLARVNETKPGEDLGVWEFGAGAVCRGPGTLGGKLLLHLTFHELCEGQWASMRGLVPRLPVDRTGSGGGRVVASTDDPFSRNEPISVFNLSRSLSMER from the exons ATGATTCCAGTCGTTCGATTGTTGCTCGTGCTCTCGGCAACTGTTTCTCGGGCAAATTGTAAGCCGCGACCAGACACTTCTCGCGATTGCGCGCATTCAGAGTCCACTCTCGAACGATCCGCAACTACGGGAATGGAGTCGGAAATGGTAACGGGAACGATTTCGGCGGATGGTAACGTCGCGATCACGATTCTCGAGGAGCTCGAGAATCGTTTATCTCGTCTGGAAAGAAGACTCAGGGCGGTTGAGCAACCCGGTAAGCGTAGCTTTTTATCTCGTTCgagctttcttctttttcctctgttCTTTTGTTGTTTTTTCCTGCTTCTTTTTTATCAATCGTATCGTCCACGTAATCGTTTCGAAACACGTCGAAAATACGAATGGTTCGCAGTTTGGCAGATGAGCTCCGGCGAGGAAGATTGGGAAATTTGCGCGGAAGGGCCGTGTAGGTGTCAGCCGGAAACCAAATCGGTGTCTTGTTGGAGGCAGAATCTGTTGGATCTTCCCGCGGCGCAACTAGTTCCTCGGGATGTATTGAAATT GGACCTGGCTGGCAATCGACTGACGGCGCTTCACAGGGATACCTTCTTGGACATGACGCGGTTGAATCATCT agaTATCAGCGACAACTCGATCGAGCATCTTCCTCTAAACTTGTTCTTCTCGCTGCACGCTGTCACGCGCATCAGGCTGAGCAAAAATTTGCTCGGCGAGTTGCACCGATCTCAGTTTCTGAGCACGCGAAATCTCCGTATTCT GGACGCGTCGTCCAACAGGCTGCAAACTCTACCGGAAAGTCTCTTCCTAAGTACCACGTCGCTAGTACTGCTCGATCTGTCCTGCAATCAACTATCGAGCTTCGCGTCGGAAACGTTTCGCGGCTtatcgacgctggaggagctctTATTAGGAAAAAATCGTCTGTCAACCCTTCCCGTAGACCTGTTCAAGGATCTGACGAATCTGAAGTACCTCGGTTTGGAAGAGAACCGGCTAAAACAATTACCCGACGAGTTGTTTCGAGCGCAAGCGTCACTTCAGGAATTGAACGTAAGGGGCAATCAACTGACAGAGATATCCGCCAGTTTGTTGGCTCCGCTCGAACGTCTGCGCTCCCTCGAGATGTCTAACAACAAGATAGCCAGAGTAAATATCGGAT ATCGATTCGTTGGCCTTTCATGGCTTGGTAGCGTTGAAAGAACTTCAACTGGGACACAACCGTATACGAAACTTAACACCGGGACTATTCTCAAATTCTACTGGTTTGGAGAGACTGGTGTTGTATGCAAATGGTATAGAAAGCCTGTCACGTGGCGCGTTTCACGGCTTGTCAAACTTGACTTCTCTGTTTCTGCACTCGAACCACCTGAGCAATCTGCATCCCGATTTGTTCGAGGATACGCCGAGTCTGCGCAAACT CTGGAGTCAAATTATCTATCTTCTTTGCCACCTCGGATCTTCGACACGGTGCAGTTCATCGAGCAGCTTCGCCTTGCTAGAAACCCATGGCACTGTGACTGCGCGGTTTCCTATTTGGCCATGTGGTTGCAAAGAATGTACCTAGCGCGAGTAAATGAGACAAAACCAGGCGAAGATTTGGGCGTTTGGGAATTTGGCGCTGGAGCGGTTTGCAGAGGTCCTGGCACACTCGGTGGCAAATTATTGCTACATCTGACGTTTCACGAGCTGTGCGAGGGTCAATGGGCCTCGATGAGGGGCTTGGTTCCTCGACTTCCAGTCGATCGCACCGGTAGTGGTGGCGGTCGAGTCGTAGCTTCCACGGACGATCCGTTCTCGCGAAACGAACCTATTTCCGTGTTTAATCTATCTCGTTCTCTCTCTATGGAACGATAA
- the LOC117166192 gene encoding uncharacterized protein LOC117166192 isoform X2, whose translation MIPVVRLLLVLSATVSRANCKPRPDTSRDCAHSESTLERSATTGMESEMVTGTISADGNVAITILEELENRLSRLERRLRAVEQPGKRSFLSRSSFLLFPLFFCCFFLLLFYQSYRPRNRFETRRKYEWFAVWQMSSGEEDWEICAEGPCRCQPETKSVSCWRQNLLDLPAAQLVPRDVLKLDLAGNRLTALHRDTFLDMTRLNHLDISDNSIEHLPLNLFFSLHAVTRIRLSKNLLGELHRSQFLSTRNLRILDASSNRLQTLPESLFLSTTSLVLLDLSCNQLSSFASETFRGLSTLEELLLGKNRLSTLPVDLFKDLTNLKYLGLEENRLKQLPDELFRAQASLQELNVRGNQLTEISASLLAPLERLRSLEMSNNKIARIDSLAFHGLVALKELQLGHNRIRNLTPGLFSNSTGLERLVLYANGIESLSRGAFHGLSNLTSLFLHSNHLSNLHPDLFEDTPSLRKLQLESNYLSSLPPRIFDTVQFIEQLRLARNPWHCDCAVSYLAMWLQRMYLARVNETKPGEDLGVWEFGAGAVCRGPGTLGGKLLLHLTFHELCEGQWASMRGLVPRLPVDRTGSGGGRVVASTDDPFSRNEPISVFNLSRSLSMER comes from the exons ATGATTCCAGTCGTTCGATTGTTGCTCGTGCTCTCGGCAACTGTTTCTCGGGCAAATTGTAAGCCGCGACCAGACACTTCTCGCGATTGCGCGCATTCAGAGTCCACTCTCGAACGATCCGCAACTACGGGAATGGAGTCGGAAATGGTAACGGGAACGATTTCGGCGGATGGTAACGTCGCGATCACGATTCTCGAGGAGCTCGAGAATCGTTTATCTCGTCTGGAAAGAAGACTCAGGGCGGTTGAGCAACCCGGTAAGCGTAGCTTTTTATCTCGTTCgagctttcttctttttcctctgttCTTTTGTTGTTTTTTCCTGCTTCTTTTTTATCAATCGTATCGTCCACGTAATCGTTTCGAAACACGTCGAAAATACGAATGGTTCGCAGTTTGGCAGATGAGCTCCGGCGAGGAAGATTGGGAAATTTGCGCGGAAGGGCCGTGTAGGTGTCAGCCGGAAACCAAATCGGTGTCTTGTTGGAGGCAGAATCTGTTGGATCTTCCCGCGGCGCAACTAGTTCCTCGGGATGTATTGAAATT GGACCTGGCTGGCAATCGACTGACGGCGCTTCACAGGGATACCTTCTTGGACATGACGCGGTTGAATCATCT agaTATCAGCGACAACTCGATCGAGCATCTTCCTCTAAACTTGTTCTTCTCGCTGCACGCTGTCACGCGCATCAGGCTGAGCAAAAATTTGCTCGGCGAGTTGCACCGATCTCAGTTTCTGAGCACGCGAAATCTCCGTATTCT GGACGCGTCGTCCAACAGGCTGCAAACTCTACCGGAAAGTCTCTTCCTAAGTACCACGTCGCTAGTACTGCTCGATCTGTCCTGCAATCAACTATCGAGCTTCGCGTCGGAAACGTTTCGCGGCTtatcgacgctggaggagctctTATTAGGAAAAAATCGTCTGTCAACCCTTCCCGTAGACCTGTTCAAGGATCTGACGAATCTGAAGTACCTCGGTTTGGAAGAGAACCGGCTAAAACAATTACCCGACGAGTTGTTTCGAGCGCAAGCGTCACTTCAGGAATTGAACGTAAGGGGCAATCAACTGACAGAGATATCCGCCAGTTTGTTGGCTCCGCTCGAACGTCTGCGCTCCCTCGAGATGTCTAACAACAAGATAGCCAGA ATCGATTCGTTGGCCTTTCATGGCTTGGTAGCGTTGAAAGAACTTCAACTGGGACACAACCGTATACGAAACTTAACACCGGGACTATTCTCAAATTCTACTGGTTTGGAGAGACTGGTGTTGTATGCAAATGGTATAGAAAGCCTGTCACGTGGCGCGTTTCACGGCTTGTCAAACTTGACTTCTCTGTTTCTGCACTCGAACCACCTGAGCAATCTGCATCCCGATTTGTTCGAGGATACGCCGAGTCTGCGCAAACT GCAGCTGGAGTCAAATTATCTATCTTCTTTGCCACCTCGGATCTTCGACACGGTGCAGTTCATCGAGCAGCTTCGCCTTGCTAGAAACCCATGGCACTGTGACTGCGCGGTTTCCTATTTGGCCATGTGGTTGCAAAGAATGTACCTAGCGCGAGTAAATGAGACAAAACCAGGCGAAGATTTGGGCGTTTGGGAATTTGGCGCTGGAGCGGTTTGCAGAGGTCCTGGCACACTCGGTGGCAAATTATTGCTACATCTGACGTTTCACGAGCTGTGCGAGGGTCAATGGGCCTCGATGAGGGGCTTGGTTCCTCGACTTCCAGTCGATCGCACCGGTAGTGGTGGCGGTCGAGTCGTAGCTTCCACGGACGATCCGTTCTCGCGAAACGAACCTATTTCCGTGTTTAATCTATCTCGTTCTCTCTCTATGGAACGATAA
- the LOC117166192 gene encoding uncharacterized protein LOC117166192 isoform X5: MIPVVRLLLVLSATVSRANCKPRPDTSRDCAHSESTLERSATTGMESEMVTGTISADGNVAITILEELENRLSRLERRLRAVEQPGKRSFLSRSSFLLFPLFFCCFFLLLFYQSYRPRNRFETRRKYEWFAVWQMSSGEEDWEICAEGPCRCQPETKSVSCWRQNLLDLPAAQLVPRDVLKLDLAGNRLTALHRDTFLDMTRLNHLDISDNSIEHLPLNLFFSLHAVTRIRLSKNLLGELHRSQFLSTRNLRILDASSNRLQTLPESLFLSTTSLVLLDLSCNQLSSFASETFRGLSTLEELLLGKNRLSTLPVDLFKDLTNLKYLGLEENRLKQLPDELFRAQASLQELNVRGNQLTEISASLLAPLERLRSLEMSNNKIARIDSLAFHGLVALKELQLGHNRIRNLTPGLFSNSTGLERLVLYANGIESLSRGAFHGLSNLTSLFLHSNHLSNLHPDLFEDTPSLRKLWSQIIYLLCHLGSSTRCSSSSSFALLETHGTVTARFPIWPCGCKECT, encoded by the exons ATGATTCCAGTCGTTCGATTGTTGCTCGTGCTCTCGGCAACTGTTTCTCGGGCAAATTGTAAGCCGCGACCAGACACTTCTCGCGATTGCGCGCATTCAGAGTCCACTCTCGAACGATCCGCAACTACGGGAATGGAGTCGGAAATGGTAACGGGAACGATTTCGGCGGATGGTAACGTCGCGATCACGATTCTCGAGGAGCTCGAGAATCGTTTATCTCGTCTGGAAAGAAGACTCAGGGCGGTTGAGCAACCCGGTAAGCGTAGCTTTTTATCTCGTTCgagctttcttctttttcctctgttCTTTTGTTGTTTTTTCCTGCTTCTTTTTTATCAATCGTATCGTCCACGTAATCGTTTCGAAACACGTCGAAAATACGAATGGTTCGCAGTTTGGCAGATGAGCTCCGGCGAGGAAGATTGGGAAATTTGCGCGGAAGGGCCGTGTAGGTGTCAGCCGGAAACCAAATCGGTGTCTTGTTGGAGGCAGAATCTGTTGGATCTTCCCGCGGCGCAACTAGTTCCTCGGGATGTATTGAAATT GGACCTGGCTGGCAATCGACTGACGGCGCTTCACAGGGATACCTTCTTGGACATGACGCGGTTGAATCATCT agaTATCAGCGACAACTCGATCGAGCATCTTCCTCTAAACTTGTTCTTCTCGCTGCACGCTGTCACGCGCATCAGGCTGAGCAAAAATTTGCTCGGCGAGTTGCACCGATCTCAGTTTCTGAGCACGCGAAATCTCCGTATTCT GGACGCGTCGTCCAACAGGCTGCAAACTCTACCGGAAAGTCTCTTCCTAAGTACCACGTCGCTAGTACTGCTCGATCTGTCCTGCAATCAACTATCGAGCTTCGCGTCGGAAACGTTTCGCGGCTtatcgacgctggaggagctctTATTAGGAAAAAATCGTCTGTCAACCCTTCCCGTAGACCTGTTCAAGGATCTGACGAATCTGAAGTACCTCGGTTTGGAAGAGAACCGGCTAAAACAATTACCCGACGAGTTGTTTCGAGCGCAAGCGTCACTTCAGGAATTGAACGTAAGGGGCAATCAACTGACAGAGATATCCGCCAGTTTGTTGGCTCCGCTCGAACGTCTGCGCTCCCTCGAGATGTCTAACAACAAGATAGCCAGA ATCGATTCGTTGGCCTTTCATGGCTTGGTAGCGTTGAAAGAACTTCAACTGGGACACAACCGTATACGAAACTTAACACCGGGACTATTCTCAAATTCTACTGGTTTGGAGAGACTGGTGTTGTATGCAAATGGTATAGAAAGCCTGTCACGTGGCGCGTTTCACGGCTTGTCAAACTTGACTTCTCTGTTTCTGCACTCGAACCACCTGAGCAATCTGCATCCCGATTTGTTCGAGGATACGCCGAGTCTGCGCAAACT CTGGAGTCAAATTATCTATCTTCTTTGCCACCTCGGATCTTCGACACGGTGCAGTTCATCGAGCAGCTTCGCCTTGCTAGAAACCCATGGCACTGTGACTGCGCGGTTTCCTATTTGGCCATGTGGTTGCAAAGAATGTACCTAG
- the LOC117166192 gene encoding uncharacterized protein LOC117166192 isoform X7, with protein sequence MIPVVRLLLVLSATVSRANCKPRPDTSRDCAHSESTLERSATTGMESEMVTGTISADGNVAITILEELENRLSRLERRLRAVEQPGKRSFLSRSSFLLFPLFFCCFFLLLFYQSYRPRNRFETRRKYEWFAVWQMSSGEEDWEICAEGPCRCQPETKSVSCWRQNLLDLPAAQLVPRDVLKLDLAGNRLTALHRDTFLDMTRLNHLDISDNSIEHLPLNLFFSLHAVTRIRLSKNLLGELHRSQFLSTRNLRILDASSNRLQTLPESLFLSTTSLVLLDLSCNQLSSFASETFRGLSTLEELLLGKNRLSTLPVDLFKDLTNLKYLGLEENRLKQLPDELFRAQASLQELNVRGNQLTEISASLLAPLERLRSLEMSNNKIARVNIGYRFVGLSWLGSVERTSTGTQPYTKLNTGTILKFYWFGETGVVCKWYRKPVTWRVSRLVKLDFSVSALEPPEQSASRFVRGYAESAQTAAGVKLSIFFATSDLRHGAVHRAASPC encoded by the exons ATGATTCCAGTCGTTCGATTGTTGCTCGTGCTCTCGGCAACTGTTTCTCGGGCAAATTGTAAGCCGCGACCAGACACTTCTCGCGATTGCGCGCATTCAGAGTCCACTCTCGAACGATCCGCAACTACGGGAATGGAGTCGGAAATGGTAACGGGAACGATTTCGGCGGATGGTAACGTCGCGATCACGATTCTCGAGGAGCTCGAGAATCGTTTATCTCGTCTGGAAAGAAGACTCAGGGCGGTTGAGCAACCCGGTAAGCGTAGCTTTTTATCTCGTTCgagctttcttctttttcctctgttCTTTTGTTGTTTTTTCCTGCTTCTTTTTTATCAATCGTATCGTCCACGTAATCGTTTCGAAACACGTCGAAAATACGAATGGTTCGCAGTTTGGCAGATGAGCTCCGGCGAGGAAGATTGGGAAATTTGCGCGGAAGGGCCGTGTAGGTGTCAGCCGGAAACCAAATCGGTGTCTTGTTGGAGGCAGAATCTGTTGGATCTTCCCGCGGCGCAACTAGTTCCTCGGGATGTATTGAAATT GGACCTGGCTGGCAATCGACTGACGGCGCTTCACAGGGATACCTTCTTGGACATGACGCGGTTGAATCATCT agaTATCAGCGACAACTCGATCGAGCATCTTCCTCTAAACTTGTTCTTCTCGCTGCACGCTGTCACGCGCATCAGGCTGAGCAAAAATTTGCTCGGCGAGTTGCACCGATCTCAGTTTCTGAGCACGCGAAATCTCCGTATTCT GGACGCGTCGTCCAACAGGCTGCAAACTCTACCGGAAAGTCTCTTCCTAAGTACCACGTCGCTAGTACTGCTCGATCTGTCCTGCAATCAACTATCGAGCTTCGCGTCGGAAACGTTTCGCGGCTtatcgacgctggaggagctctTATTAGGAAAAAATCGTCTGTCAACCCTTCCCGTAGACCTGTTCAAGGATCTGACGAATCTGAAGTACCTCGGTTTGGAAGAGAACCGGCTAAAACAATTACCCGACGAGTTGTTTCGAGCGCAAGCGTCACTTCAGGAATTGAACGTAAGGGGCAATCAACTGACAGAGATATCCGCCAGTTTGTTGGCTCCGCTCGAACGTCTGCGCTCCCTCGAGATGTCTAACAACAAGATAGCCAGAGTAAATATCGGAT ATCGATTCGTTGGCCTTTCATGGCTTGGTAGCGTTGAAAGAACTTCAACTGGGACACAACCGTATACGAAACTTAACACCGGGACTATTCTCAAATTCTACTGGTTTGGAGAGACTGGTGTTGTATGCAAATGGTATAGAAAGCCTGTCACGTGGCGCGTTTCACGGCTTGTCAAACTTGACTTCTCTGTTTCTGCACTCGAACCACCTGAGCAATCTGCATCCCGATTTGTTCGAGGATACGCCGAGTCTGCGCAAACT GCAGCTGGAGTCAAATTATCTATCTTCTTTGCCACCTCGGATCTTCGACACGGTGCAGTTCATCGAGCAGCTTCGCCTTGCTAG